The Miscanthus floridulus cultivar M001 chromosome 7, ASM1932011v1, whole genome shotgun sequence genome includes a region encoding these proteins:
- the LOC136462568 gene encoding LOW QUALITY PROTEIN: ribosomal RNA small subunit methyltransferase, chloroplastic-like (The sequence of the model RefSeq protein was modified relative to this genomic sequence to represent the inferred CDS: inserted 1 base in 1 codon), with protein MVALSSLSPGPPRPSPSPATPRRRPPPPTPHVHTSSRRRGRILRAAAATPGADDYHSTIRSLNSRGRHVPRKSLGQVLPLTSESALPTDGLTNHHVPTRLSSPXQNYMLNSKVNEELVAAARVEEGDVVLEIGPGTGSLTAALLQAGATVFAVEKDKHMATLVKDRFGSTEQLKVIEDDITKFHIRSHFLPLMKEKYYATKKLAKVVSNLPFNVSTEVVKLLLPMGDVFSVVVLMLQDETAVRLADASIQIPEYRPINVFVNFYSKPEYKFRVGRENFFPRPKVDGAVISFKLKNAEEYPPVSSPKSFFSMVNSAFMGKRKMLRKSLQHLCSSSEIEAALDNIGLPVTARPSDLILDDFVRLHNHLAKV; from the exons ATGGTGGCGCTCAGCTCCTTATCCCCAGGGCCACCGCGCCCTTCTCCGTCTCCGGCGACTCCTCGCCGCCGGCCCCCGCCGCCGACACCTCATGTCCATACCTCGTCACGTCGTCGCGGGAGGATCCTCCGCGCCGCGGCCGCCACGCCCGGCGCCGACGACTACCACTCCACCATCCGCTCCCTCAACTCCCGCGGCCGCCACGTCCCCCGAAAATCCCTCGGGCAGGTCCTCCCGCTCACCTCGGAATCCGCGCTACCCACTGACGGGCTCACCAATCACCACGTACCGACGCGGCTCTCGTCTC CGCAGAACTACATGCTCAACTCCAAGGTGAACGAGGAGCTGGTGGCGGCGGCCAGGGTGGAGGAGGGTGACGTCGTTCTCGAGATCGGCCCGGGAACCGGCTCGCTCACCGCCGCGCTGCTCCAGGCCGGCGCTACCGTCTTCGCCGTCGAGAAG GACAAGCATATGGCTACCCTCGTTAAAGATAGGTTTGGATCTACAGAACAGTTGAAG GTCATTGAAGATGACATCACAAAATTTCACATCCGTTCCCATTTTCTTCCTTTGATGAAGGAGAAATACTATGCCACCAAAAAACTTGCAAAG GTTGTATCAAACTTACCATTCAATGTCAGCACCGAAGTTGTCAAACTACTTCTCCCAATGGGGGATGTTTTCTCTGTCGTGGTGCTTATGCTTCAG GATGAAACAGCAGTACGCCTTGCAGATGCTTCAATACAAATTCCGGAGTACCGACCTATCAACGTGTTTGTGAATTTCTACTCAA AACCTGAATACAAGTTCAGAGTTGGCAGAGAGAATTTTTTCCCTCGGCCAAAG GTTGATGGTGCTGTTATCAGCTTCAAACTAAAGAATGCGGAGGAGTATCCGCCAGTTAGTTCCCCGAAAAGCTTCTTTTCAATG GTGAATTCTGCTTTCATGGGGAAGCGCAAGATGCTTAGGAAATCTCTTCAGCACCTATGCTCTTCTTCTGAGATCGAGGCTGCTCTTGACAACATTGGCCTTCCAGTTACA GCTAGACCTTCTGatctgattttggatgatttcGTGAGATTGCACAATCATCTGGCGAAAGTATGA
- the LOC136462569 gene encoding serine/arginine-rich splicing factor RS41-like produces MRPVFCGNLDYDVRISEIERLFGKYGRVERVDLKTGFAFVYMEDERDAEDAIQRLDGIDFGRKGRRIRVEWTKEDRTAGRRGSSRRSPTNARQTKTLFVINFDPINTRIRDLERHFDKYGRVANVRIKKNFAFVQFEVQEDATRALEGTNGSHFMDRVISVEYALRDDDEKGERGNGYSPDRRGRERSPGRRHSPSPYGRGRERGSPDYGRSKERGSPDYGRGGRSPDNGRGGRSPDNGRGGRSPDNGRGVSPINGGRGDHGRGGRSPDYDRERREASPRRERREASPGYDRSPSRSPGRDERD; encoded by the exons ATGAGGCCAGTTTTTTGTGGGAACCTTGATTATGATGTTCGCATCTCCGAGATCGAGCGCCTTTTCGGGAAGTATGGAAGGGTGGAACGAGTGGATCTGAAGACAG GGTTTGCATTTGTCTACATGGAAGATGAACGTGATGCTGAAGATGCTATCCAAAGACTTGATGGAATTGATTTTGGCAGAAAAGGAAGGAGAATCAGAGTTGAGTGGACAAAG GAGGATCGCACTGCTGGTCGAAGAGGCAGCTCAAGGAGATCTCCAACCAATGCAAGACAGACCAAAACCTTGTTTGTGATCAACTTTGACCCGATCAACACAAGAATTCGAGATCTGGAGAGGCACTTTGATAAATATGGCAGGGTTGCAAATGTAAGAATCAAAAAGAACTTTGCCTTTGTCCAGTTTGAGGTGCAGGAGGATGCTACTAGAGCATTGGAGGGTACTAATGGAAG CCATTTcatggacagggtcatctcagtTGAGTATGCACTTCGTGATGACGATGAAAAAGGTGAAAGAGGGAATGGATACAGCCCAGACAGGAGAGGTCGTGAAAGATCCCCAGGTAGAAGGCATTCTCCTAGTCCTTACGGCAGAGGAAGGGAGAGAGGTAGCCCAGACTACGGAAGAAGCAAGGAGAGGGGGAGCCCAGACTATGGCAGGGGAGGACGCAGCCCTGATAATGGCAGGGGAGGACGCAGCCCCGATAATGGCAGGGGAGGACGCAGCCCCGATAATGGCCGTGGAGTAAGCCCAATCAATGGTGGCAGAGGTGATCATGGCAGGGGAGGACGCAGCCCTGACTATGATCGTGAGCGCCGGGAAGCTAGCCCTCGTCGTGAGCGCCGGGAAGCCAGCCCCGGCTATGACAGGTCCCCCAG CCGCTCACCTGGGAGGGACGAGAGAGACTAG
- the LOC136465073 gene encoding histone-lysine N-methyltransferase ATXR6-like yields the protein MANVYDYSNYIDVLLFCYAARLAETSCAPKSLPTVVAYDPVEGFTVEADRPIRDLTIITEYVGEVDFLRNREHDDGDSMMTLLSAASPARSLVICPDRRSNIARFINGVNNHTPEGRKKQNVKCVRFDVGGECRVLLVANRDISKGERLYYDYNGSEHEYPTHHFV from the exons ATGGCGAACGTGTACGACTACTCCAACTACATCGACGTGCTCCTTTTCTGCTACGCTGCGCGTCTAG CCGAAACCTCGTGCGCGCCAAAATCCTTGCCCACGGTGGTGGCGTACGACCCCGTGGAAGGGTTCACGGTGGAGGCGGACCGCCCCATCCGCGACCTCACCATCATCACCGAGTACGTCGGAGAAGTCGACTTCCTCCGGAACCGGGAGCACGACGACGGCGACAGCATGATGACGCTGCTGTCGGCGGCGTCGCCCGCGCGGAGCCTCGTCATCTGCCCCGACCGCCGCAGCAACATCGCGCGGTTCATCAACGGCGTCAACAACCACACGCCGGAGGGGAGGAAAAAGCAGAACGTCAAGTGCGTGCGGTTCGACGTCGGTGGCGAGTGCCGGGTGCTACTGGTGGCCAACAGGGACATCTCCAAGGGGGAGAGGCTCTACTACGACTACAATGGCTCTGAGCACGAGTACCCAACGCACCATTTCGTGTGA
- the LOC136462570 gene encoding uncharacterized protein, with protein MAAPLTAVRARLLPVTCSATAGPPSSSKSISKQPPQLPPSSSKAPQPPLPLAAVAPASVAAAVAAMLALPPDEALAVGGEFGILEGRSFALLHPLVMGGLFAYTLWAGYLGWQWRRVRTIQDEVNELKKQLKPAAAATPAAVGAGADSSPPPAPKSPVEIKIEELTEERKALIKGSFRDRHFNAGSILLGLGVLESVGGALNTWFRTGKLFPGPHLFAGAAITVLWAAAAALVPAMQKGDETARSLHIGLNAVNVLLFVWQIPTGLEIVGKVFEFTTWP; from the coding sequence ATGGCCGCGCCGCTCACGGCCGTCCGGGCCCGCCTCCTCCCGGTGACCTGCTCCGCCACCGCCGGCCCCCCTTCGTCGTCCAAGAGCATTAGCAAGCAGCCACCGCAGCTACCCCCTTCGTCGTCCAAGGCACCGCAGCCACCGCTGCCCTTGGCGGCGGTGGCGCCGGCGTCCGTcgccgcggcggtggcggcgatgcTGGCGCTGCCGCCGGACGAGGCGCTGGCGGTGGGCGGCGAGTTCGGGATCCTGGAGGGGCGGAGCTTCGCGCTGCTGCACCCGCTCGTCATGGGCGGGCTCTTCGCGTACACGCTCTGGGCGGGGTACCTCGGCTGGCAGTGGCGCCGGGTGCGCACTATCCAGGACGAGGTCAACGAGCTCAAGAAGCAGCTCAAGCCCGCCGCCGCGGCCACTCCCGCCGCGGTCGGTGCCGGCGCGGACTCCTCTCCGCCTCCCGCTCCCAAATCGCCGGTGGAGATCAAGATCGAGGAGCTCACGGAGGAGCGGAAGGCGCTGATCAAGGGGTCGTTCCGGGACCGGCATTTCAACGCGGGGTCCATCCTGCTGGGCCTCGGCGTGCTCGAGTCCGTCGGCGGCGCGCTCAACACCTGGTTCCGCACCGGCAAGCTGTTCCCTGGCCCGCACCTCTTCGCGGGCGCCGCCATCACCGTCCTGtgggcggccgccgccgcgctcgtcCCGGCGATGCAGAAGGGGGACGAGACGGCACGCAGCCTCCACATCGGGCTCAACGCCGTCAACGTCCTACTCTTCGTCTGGCAGATCCCCACCGGTCTCGAGATCGTCGGCAAGGTCTTCGAGTTCACCACCTGGCCATGA